In Streptomyces sp. 71268, the DNA window GACCGAACCAGGCGCCCCGACAGCGGAATTCGTCGCCTCGTGTTCGGAGGCTGACCTGTCGTGTGAGTTCGACGCGTCGGCGTCGCGGGATACGGATGGCTCGATCGCCGCGTTCGTCTGGGACTTCGGGGACGGTACGGCGGCCAAGGGTGTGAAGCCCGCGCACACGTATGCCAAGGCGGGCTCGTACGAGGTGAGGCTGACGGTCACGGACAACAGCGGGAAGACCGGGACGGTGAGCAAGAAGGTGTCGGTGGGTGCTCCGGCGGGGGAGCCGCCGGTGGCGCGGTTCTCGGTCTCGTGCTGGTACGACGCCTGTGACTTCGACGCGGGGCAGAGCAGCGACAAGGACGGTGACATCGCCTCGTACGCGTGGAAGTTCGGTGACGGGCAGTCCGGTAACGGGGTGACGGCCGAGCACACCTACCCGGCAGGTCAGAAGACGTACACGGCCGAGCTGACGGTCACCGACCGGGCCGGCAACGCGGAGACGGCCACCCGGCAGATCCAGTGCTGGGACATGGGCGGCCGGGCGTTCTGCTTCAACGGCTGAGCCGGCGGCAGACCCGGCCGGCCTGAGTCCAACCCTTCGACCGGCGGCGGGTGCGTCCGGGGCGCGCCCGCCGCACCTCGGGCGCGCCACCTCCCACCGGTCGCGCCCGCCCCGCCGGCCGCGTGCGGCCCACCCCACGCCCGGGCCCGGGCAGCGCGCCACCCCGACGCACCGCCCGGGCCCGGGGCACACCCCGCGTCACAGCCCAGGGCCCCTCGGGACACACACCCACCACACGGCCCGAGGCACAGCCCGCGACCCAGCCTGGGACACACCCCACCACCCAGCCTGGAACACACCCAGCACACAGCCCGGGTCACGGAGGCACCGAGCAGCACCACCCCCACCGGAGCGATCGGCTCACCGGAGTGATCGACCCACCGAGTCGGAGAGGCAGAGGCACACAGGATGCGAACCGCGAGGAAGACCTACCGCTGGTTGACGGCGTGTTGCACGGGGCTCGCCGCCACCGCCGCGCTGGCCATGGCCGGCGCTCCCGCCCAGGCGACCCCGGACGCCGGCGGCGCGGCCACCGAGGGCCGCGTGATCAACGCCGGGGCGCCGGGCACCATCGACGGCAAGTACATCGTCTCGCTCAAGGGCGCGACCTCGCTCTCGGCCACGGCCGAGGCCCAGGTCACGGCCGAGGCGAACCGGCTCACCGACCGTTACGGCGGCACCGCCGAGCGGATCTACAGCGCCGCCCTGCGCGGCTTCTCCGCCGAACTGACCGCCACCCAGGCCAAGCGACTGGCGGCGGACCCGGCGGTGGAGTACGTCCAGCAGTCCCTGATGGTGCGCGCGTACGGTGGCGGCAGCCAGCCGAGCCCGCCGTCCTGGGGCCTGGACGCGATCGACGGCAAGCAGGACAAGACGTACGCCTACCCGGGCACCGGCGCGGGCGTGACCGCGTACGTCATCGACACCGGCGCCCGCTTCTCGCACAGGACCTTCGAGGGCCGCGCCTCGTCCGGCTACGACTTCATCGACGACGACACCGACGCCGCCGACTGCAGTGGTCACGGCACGCACGTGGCCGGCACCGTCGCCGGCAAGGAGTACGGCGTCGCCAAGCAGGCGAAGGTCGTCGCCGTGCGGGTGCTCGACTGCTCGGGCAACGGGCCCGACGCGGACACCATCGCGGGCATCGACTGGGTCATCAAGAACGGCAAGAAGCCCGGCGTCATCAACATGAGCCTCGGTTCCGGTGGTGAGAACGCCGACCCGCAGGGCATGCGGGACGCGACCAAGCGGGCCGTGCAGGCCGGGTTCCCGGCGGCGGTCGCGGCCGGCAACGCCGGCACCGACGCCTGCGGCACCTCGCCCGCCGACACGCCCGAGGCGCTGTCGGCCGGCTCCACCGACAGCAACGGCGGCCGGTCCAGCTTCTCCAACTACGGCCGCTGCATGGACCTGTTCGCACCCGGCGGCAACATCACCTCGGCCAGCCACAGCTCGGACACCGGCAACGCCAACATGAGCGGCACCTCCATGGCCTCGCCGCACGCCGCCGGCGCGCTCGCCCTCTACCTGGAGGCCAACCCGGGCGCGTCCGCCACCCAGGCCACCGACGCGGTGATCGCCGCCGCGCGCGACGGCGTGGTCACCAACCCGGGCAGCGGCTCGCCCAACAAGTTCCTCGACGTGAACAAGCTCGGCGCCCCCGCCGACCCCGGCAAGCCGACGGCGGAGTTCGTGGCCTCGTGTTCGGAGTCGAGTCTGTCGTGTGGGTTCGATGGGTCGGCGTCGCGGGACGCGGATGGGTCGATCGCCTCGTACGCGTGGGACTTCGGTGACGGGAAGACCGGTGAGGGGGTCAAGCCTTCTCACACGTATGCCAAGGCCGGCTCGTACGAGGTGAGGCTGACGGTCACGGACAACAGCGGGAAGACCGGGACGGTGAGCAAGAAGGTGTCGGTGGGTGCTCCGGCGGGGGAGCCGCCGGTGGCGCGGTTCTCGGTCTCGTGCTGGTACGACGCCTGTGACTTCGACGCGGGGCAGTCCAGTGACAAGGACGGTGACATCGCCTCGTACGCGTGGAAGTTCGGCGACGGCCAGAGCGGTACCGGGGTGACGGCCAAGCACACCTACCCGGCCGGCCAGAAGACCTACACGGCCGAACTGACGGTCACCGACCGGGCGGGCAACGCGGGGACGGCTACCCGGCAGATCCAGTGCTGGGACATGGGCGGCCGAGCCTTCTGCTTCAACAACTGAGGCGGCGGCAGCACCACCAGTAGACCGGCGCGTCCCGCGCGGAGGCCACGAGCCCGTGCGGGGCGCGCCCCGACCACCGGGCCGGCCGGGGCGGCACGGCGGTCGGACGCGTGACCGCGTGGGTGGCCGGCCGCTTTCCGGCGGCGGACGGCGTCCCGTCGCTCACCGTCGCGACGCCACCCGCGCGCGGTGCGGGACCCTCCCCCAGGGGTCCCGCACCTTCGCGCGTCCCCTCGTACGCAGGTGGCCGCGCGTTTGTGATCGCGGGGCACGGGTACTCGGGGCGGCACCGCGCGAGCCTGGCCGGGCCGCGGGCGGCGGCGCCGTGCGGGCCCGGCCCGCGCACGGACCGGCCCCGAAGGAGCGCCCATGACGGCCACGACGCCGCTGCCCGGCACCGACGCCTCGTACTGGATGGCCAGCACCCCCGACACCGACTACCCCGGCCCGCCCGATGAGGCCAGCGCCGACGTCGCCGTGATCGGCGGTGGCATGGCGGGCCTGTGCACCGCGTGGGAGCTGGTGCGCCGCGGCCGGTCGGTGGTCGTCCTGGAGGCCGGGCGGGTCGCCGCCGGCGTGACCGGCCACACCACGGCCAAGGTCTCCGCCCTGCACACGCTGCGTTACGCCTCGCTCCGTGACACCCAGGGCCGGCGCGCCGCCGCCCAGTACGCCACCTCGCAGCAGGAGGCCGTGCGCGGCATCGAGCGGCTGGCCGTGGAACTGGGCGTCGACTGCCAGTGGGAGCGCACCGACGCCTACACCTACGCCACCGACCCCGGCCGCGTCGGCACACTCCGCGCGGAGGCCAGGGCCGCGGCCGACGCCGGCCTCGACGCCACGTTCGTCACCGAGACGGACCTGCCGTTCCCGGTCGCCGGCGCGGTGCGGGTCGGCGGCCAGGCACAGTTCCACCCGCGCCGGTTCCTGCTCGCGCTGGCCGAGGGCATCGTCGCGCGCGGCGGCCGGGTGTACGAGCGCAGCCGGGTCACCGGGCTGCACGAGGGCTCGCCGTGCCGGGTGACGACCGAGGACGGGGCCGTCGTACGGGCCCGGCACGTGGTCGTGGCCACCCACTACCCCGTCTTCGACCGGGCCCTGATGTTCGCCCGCCTCGAACCGACCCGCGAACTCGTACTGGCTGCCACCCTCCCCGCCGAGCAGGCGCCGCGCGGCACGTACATCACGCCGGACGACGGCACCCGCTCGGTGCGGACCGCGCCCTGGCCCGACGGGCGGCGGCTGCTCATCGTGACGGGGGAGAAGTTCACGCCGGGCACCGGCGACGGGAACGCGGGCTCGGGCGACGGCGAGGACGGCACGGGCGCCGCGTCCGAGCGGTACCGCCGCCTCGCCGACTGGCTGCGCCAGCACTTCCCGGCCGCGGAGATCACCCACCGGTGGGCGGCACAGGACAACGCCAGCACCGACGGCCTGCCCTACATCGGCCCCTTCCACCCGGGGACCCGGAACGTCTACGTCGCCACCGGCTTCGGCGGCTGGGGCATGAGCAGCGGCGCGCTCGCCGGGACGCTGCTCGCCGACCTGATCTGCGGCGAGCGCCCCGAACACGCCGGCCTGTACGACCCGCGCCGGCTGCACCCGCTGCGCGAGGCGGGCCCGCTGCTGTCCCAGCAGGCGACGGTGGCCCGGCACTTCGTCGGCGACCGGCTGCGCCTCGCGTCCGCCGACGACGTGGCCGCCGTCGCGCCGGGCACGGGCGCGCTGGTGCGGGTGGGGGCCGGCCGGTGCGCGGTCTACCGCGCCCAGGACGGCACCGTGCACGCCGTCTCGGCCCGCTGCACCCACCTGGGCTGCCTGGTCCGCTTCAACGACGCGGAGCACACCTGGGAGTGCCCCTGCCACGGCTCCCGGTTCGCGGTGGACGGCTCGGTCCTCCAGGGTCCGGCCGTGCGCCCGCTGGAGCCGCGCCAGGTGCCGGGCGCCCCGGACGCCGACGCGTCCGAGGCCGACGGGGACGCGGAGGGGAGTGGTGGCGGGGCGGCCGGAGCGGGTGGGGACGACGAGGCCGAGGAGAGTGGTCGGTTTTGAGTCTGCCGCAGCGGCTACCCGACTGCCATGAGCACTGAGCAGAGTTCGGCCGGAGTAGGCGTACACGTTCGCGGTTGCGACTGGGACGACGCGGACGCCGTGTTCCGGGTGTTGCGCGCCGCGTTCCCGGCGACCGCCGCCGACGAGTGGCCCGACGCGGGCCGGCCGGTGGACACCGAGACCGAGCACCCCGTGGTCTGGTCGATGACCGTGGACACCCGCGATCCCGGCGGCTCCGCTCCCCGCGCCGACCTGTCCCAGGCGGTCAGCGTGGACCTCTACGGCACCGAGCCCCCGATCCACCAGGTACGCGACGTCCTCCAGCGGCACTTCGCGGTGAGCGAGGAGAAGGCCGTACCCGGCGACCAGGAGATGGAGGTCCGGCTGCGCCTCGGCCCGGCGGCCTGACCCCTCACCCGTACGGCCCCAGGCCCTGCCGCCTCCCGGCAGGGCCTCACTGGCAGGGTCTCACCGGCAGGGCCCCACGCTCCGACACGCGTCCGGCGCGCTCCTGGCGCACCGCGTCTCCGCGCCGGCGCGCGCACTACGCCCCGGTGCCCGCCCCCGTGCCGGCCCGGACGGTGAACCGCAGCGCGAAGGGGCTGAACTCCGCGGGCAGGGTGCCGTCCCGGCGGGGGCGCGGGGCGTGGGCCGGAGGCTCGAAGGTGTGCCCCTCCAGCAGCGCCGCCAGCCAGGTGCTCACCGTGAGCAGCACGAGGTTGCGGCCGGGGCACTCGGCGGGGCCGGCGCTGAACGGCACCAGGGCCGGCTGTCGCTCGGCCCGCCCGTCGAGCCAGCGCTCGGGCACGTAGCGGTCGCCGTCGGGGCCCGCGGTGTCCGGGGAGCGGTGGAAGTACGGGGTGTGGATGAGGAACGCGGTGCGGGCCGGGACCGACTCGCCCCGCCACCGCGTCGGCTCGGTGCTCTCGCGCAGCAGCAGCGGGGTCGTGGGCCACAGCCGCAGCGTCTCCAGGGCACACGCGCGCAGGAACGGCAGCGTGCGCGGCTGGTCCGGCTCCTGTCCCCCGGCGGCGACCTCGGCTCGGGCCCGCGCCTCGTGCGCCGGGTGCAGGGTGAGCATCGCGAGGGTGCGCAGCGTGGTGATGGCCGCCGCGTCGTAGGCGAACAGCCAGTGCGGGATCTGGCCCACCGCGTCGGCGTCCTCGCTCGCGGGCCGCGCGGTCAGCGCGCCGGCCAGCGTCGTGGGCCCGGCGGCGACCGCGTGCTGCCGCAGCCGGCGCAGGAAGTCGTCCCTGACCCGCCGCTTCCGGGGGAGCAGCACCGACCAGTTGCCGGCCGAGCGCAGCCGGTTCAGCAGGTGGGTGAGCGTCTCGTCGTCGCGGGCGGCGTCGCCGAGGACCAGCCTGCGCACCGTGCGCCACCACGCGGCCCCGAACTCGTCCCAGGTCAGCTCCCCGGTCCGGTCCGTCTGCCGGAGCAGGGCCGCGGCCTCGTCGCGGACGGTGGCGACGATCGAGGGCGCGAGGTGGTGCAGCGGCCGCGGGGTGTCCAGGGCCGCCTCGTTCAACCGGCGCCGCTCCGCGCGCTCGGGCCCCTCGCTGATCAGGGACCCGTGCGGCTGGAACTGGCTGAGGGCGCCGCGCTTCTCCCAGGTGGCGGGCGAGAAGGGAGCGGGCGTCCGGTCGAGGATGTCGCCCACGTCCTCGGGGGCCAGCGGCAGCGCGACGGCGCGCCCGGCGACGCGCAGCAGCAGCGGCCCGTCCCCGTACACGCCGCGCAACCGGGCCATGGTCCGTAGGCCCCGCTGGTCCCAGCGCACCCGCTCGGTGAACGCCATGCCCGCCGGCCGGCGCCTGATGACACCCGCGACCACGGCGGGCAGCAGCAGCGCGCCGACCACCCGGGCGGTGTCCGCAGGGCTCGCCTTCGGCAGGGCGCGGGCGGGCTCGGGGCGTGCCGGGGTGGGGGACGAGGACATGCGGGTCTCCTTCGCGAGGTGCGCGTGGGGCACGCGGTGTGCGGGGTGCTGGGGCGGGGACGCGCGTGGCGCGCGGGAGCGGCGGGGTACGGGGATGGTTCGACTGGCGGCGGCGGGTGGGTGACTGTGGTGGCTGAGGTGACTGGGGCGACTGGTGGGGGCGACGTGACGACGGCGTCGGGTGGGTGACTGTGGTGGCTGAGGTGACTGGTGGGGGCGATGTGACGACGGCGTCGGGTACCCGGACGTAGGGGACGAAAACGCTGGCCGGCCGGGGTCCGCCCGATCGGCGCACAGCGGCGCGGCGCCGGCCGTGCCAGCTTCCTGCCGGGACCGCGCGGCCGACCGCCCCTGGCGGCCCCGTTCCGCCATGCGAGACGGCCACCGGCGGCGCGTCCCGGAGCGCCGATCGCCGGGCGCCGCGCGCCCCGCGCCCGCCACCGGCCACCCGCGCGCACCCGCGTCCCGAACCCACCAACTCCGCCCCGACCAGGGCCGATACACCCGCGCCCGAAGAGTGGTGGACGGTCGGTGAGCGGCGTCGCGGCGCCGGGACGACGGCGGTTCGCGCCGGGCGCGAGCCCCCAGTGCGCGCCCGCGCGCCATGGCAGGGGCCTGTCAGCGAGGCCGATCGCTATTGAACAAGGGTGACCATCCTTTGTAGTTTGCTCGCCACGCCCAGCCGGGCGGATCCGTCCGCGCGCGGCTCACCAGCCGGTGCGCGCGGTCGTACGGCGATGCCACGCGCGGCGCCGCCCCGTGACCGGGGCGCCCGCGGCGCGTACGGGGGACACGAACATGCGAGACGACGACGTCGGCAACGGCAGCGCCGTGCGGCGCGGCCGGCGGCCCGCGCCGGTGGACCCGGCCCCGCGCGAGCGGTAGCGCGTCCCCCAGACGGCCCGGCGGGCCGTCACCCGGCGGGCGCGCCGGCCGCGGTGCCGGC includes these proteins:
- a CDS encoding cytochrome P450, with the translated sequence MSSSPTPARPEPARALPKASPADTARVVGALLLPAVVAGVIRRRPAGMAFTERVRWDQRGLRTMARLRGVYGDGPLLLRVAGRAVALPLAPEDVGDILDRTPAPFSPATWEKRGALSQFQPHGSLISEGPERAERRRLNEAALDTPRPLHHLAPSIVATVRDEAAALLRQTDRTGELTWDEFGAAWWRTVRRLVLGDAARDDETLTHLLNRLRSAGNWSVLLPRKRRVRDDFLRRLRQHAVAAGPTTLAGALTARPASEDADAVGQIPHWLFAYDAAAITTLRTLAMLTLHPAHEARARAEVAAGGQEPDQPRTLPFLRACALETLRLWPTTPLLLRESTEPTRWRGESVPARTAFLIHTPYFHRSPDTAGPDGDRYVPERWLDGRAERQPALVPFSAGPAECPGRNLVLLTVSTWLAALLEGHTFEPPAHAPRPRRDGTLPAEFSPFALRFTVRAGTGAGTGA
- a CDS encoding S8 family serine peptidase, producing MRTARKTYRWLTACCTGLAATAALAMAGAPAQATPDAGGAATEGRVINAGAPGTIDGKYIVSLKGATSLSATAEAQVTAEANRLTDRYGGTAERIYSAALRGFSAELTATQAKRLAADPAVEYVQQSLMVRAYGGGSQPSPPSWGLDAIDGKQDKTYAYPGTGAGVTAYVIDTGARFSHRTFEGRASSGYDFIDDDTDAADCSGHGTHVAGTVAGKEYGVAKQAKVVAVRVLDCSGNGPDADTIAGIDWVIKNGKKPGVINMSLGSGGENADPQGMRDATKRAVQAGFPAAVAAGNAGTDACGTSPADTPEALSAGSTDSNGGRSSFSNYGRCMDLFAPGGNITSASHSSDTGNANMSGTSMASPHAAGALALYLEANPGASATQATDAVIAAARDGVVTNPGSGSPNKFLDVNKLGAPADPGKPTAEFVASCSESSLSCGFDGSASRDADGSIASYAWDFGDGKTGEGVKPSHTYAKAGSYEVRLTVTDNSGKTGTVSKKVSVGAPAGEPPVARFSVSCWYDACDFDAGQSSDKDGDIASYAWKFGDGQSGTGVTAKHTYPAGQKTYTAELTVTDRAGNAGTATRQIQCWDMGGRAFCFNN
- a CDS encoding FAD-dependent oxidoreductase, with protein sequence MTATTPLPGTDASYWMASTPDTDYPGPPDEASADVAVIGGGMAGLCTAWELVRRGRSVVVLEAGRVAAGVTGHTTAKVSALHTLRYASLRDTQGRRAAAQYATSQQEAVRGIERLAVELGVDCQWERTDAYTYATDPGRVGTLRAEARAAADAGLDATFVTETDLPFPVAGAVRVGGQAQFHPRRFLLALAEGIVARGGRVYERSRVTGLHEGSPCRVTTEDGAVVRARHVVVATHYPVFDRALMFARLEPTRELVLAATLPAEQAPRGTYITPDDGTRSVRTAPWPDGRRLLIVTGEKFTPGTGDGNAGSGDGEDGTGAASERYRRLADWLRQHFPAAEITHRWAAQDNASTDGLPYIGPFHPGTRNVYVATGFGGWGMSSGALAGTLLADLICGERPEHAGLYDPRRLHPLREAGPLLSQQATVARHFVGDRLRLASADDVAAVAPGTGALVRVGAGRCAVYRAQDGTVHAVSARCTHLGCLVRFNDAEHTWECPCHGSRFAVDGSVLQGPAVRPLEPRQVPGAPDADASEADGDAEGSGGGAAGAGGDDEAEESGRF